The proteins below are encoded in one region of Pan paniscus chromosome 4, NHGRI_mPanPan1-v2.0_pri, whole genome shotgun sequence:
- the FBLL1 gene encoding rRNA/tRNA 2'-O-methyltransferase fibrillarin-like protein 1, with amino-acid sequence MKSAASSRGGGGGGRGGGGWGGWGGGRGGGGGGGGAGKGGGGDGGGQGGKGGFGARARGFGGGGRGRGRGGGGGDGKDRGGGGQRRGGVAKSKSRRRKGAMVVSVEPHRHEGVFIYRGAEDALVTLNMVPGQSVYGERRVTVTEGGVKQEYRTWNPFRSKLAAAILGGVDQIHIKPKSKVLYLGAASGTTVSHVSDIIGPDGLVYAVEFSHRAGRDLVNVAKKRTNIIPVLEDARHPLKYRMLIGMVDVIFADVAQPDQSRIVALNAHTFLRNGGHFLISIKANCIDSTASAEAVFASEVRKLQQENLKPQEQLTLEPYERDHAVVVGVYRPLPKSSSK; translated from the coding sequence ATGAAGTCGGCGGCGAGCTCGCGCGGGGGCGGTGGGGGCGGCCGCGGGGGCGGCGGCTGGGGCGGCTGGGGCGGGGgccgaggcggcggcggcggcggcggcggcgcgggcaAGGGCGGCGGGGGCGACGGCGGCGGCCAGGGGGGCAAGGGCGGCTTCGGGGCGAGGGCGCGCGGCTTCGGCGGGGGCGGCCGGGGCCgggggcgcggcggcggcggcggcgacggcAAGGATCGCGGCGGCGGTGGACAGCGGCGGGGCGGCGTGGCCAAGAGCAAGAGCCGCCGCAGGAAGGGCGCCATGGTGGTGTCGGTGGAGCCGCACCGGCACGAGGGCGTCTTCATCTACCGCGGGGCGGAGGACGCGCTGGTCACGCTGAACATGGTGCCGGGCCAGTCTGTGTACGGCGAGAGGCGCGTCACGGTGACCGAGGGCGGCGTGAAGCAGGAGTACCGCACGTGGAACCCGTTCCGCTCCAAGCTGGCCGCGGCCATCCTGGGCGGGGTGGACCAGATCCACATCAAGCCCAAGTCCAAGGTGCTGTACCTGGGCGCCGCGTCGGGCACCACCGTCTCCCATGTCTCCGACATCATTGGCCCAGACGGCCTGGTCTACGCCGTCGAGTTCTCCCACCGCGCCGGCCGCGATCTGGTCAACGTGGCCAAGAAGCGCACCAACATCATTCCGGTCCTGGAGGACGCGCGGCACCCGCTCAAGTACCGCATGCTCATCGGGATGGTGGACGTGATCTTCGCCGACGTGGCCCAGCCGGACCAGTCCCGCATCGTGGCCCTGAACGCCCACACCTTCCTGCGCAATGGGGGCCACTTTCTCATCTCCATCAAGGCCAACTGCATCGACTCCACCGCATCCGCCGAGGCTGTGTTTGCTTCTGAGGTGAGGAAGTTGCAGCAGGAGAACTTGAAGCCTCAAGAGCAGCTGACCCTGGAGCCCTATGAGCGGGACCACGCTGTGGTGGTTGGGGTCTACCGGCCTCTTCCCAAGAGCAGCAGCAAGTAG